A stretch of Schistocerca cancellata isolate TAMUIC-IGC-003103 chromosome 3, iqSchCanc2.1, whole genome shotgun sequence DNA encodes these proteins:
- the LOC126176499 gene encoding facilitated trehalose transporter Tret1-2 homolog has translation GLALPLAASWAVILAAGGAAALYCARLLAGLAVGGISAVAPVYVAEIAHSSVRGTLGSFFQLMITIGVLYTYCVGAAAPYHALAGACLAPVVVFCVAFFFMPETPSHLLTKGRRRDAVRALLRLRGAQYDYRDEIALLQAEVDESSRRQASVRDVLRSPAARRGLLLSLGLMAIQQLSGINAVVFYTSTIFKEAGSSLSPSAAAIVVGVVMAAATLASSLLMDRLGRRALLLLSTAVMAVALAVLGLHIHLALQGIGWLPLVCVCVYIVVFSLGMGPVPWLMMGELFNPEAKSIASAASVFTNYLLVFVITKTFEPMSSALGTAVVYWIYAGLCAAGAVFVFFLVPETKGKTMQQIQEMLATGKTS, from the exons GGGCTGGCGCTGCCGCTGGCCGCCTCCTGGGCGGTCATCCTGGCGGCGGGCGGCGCCGCGGCGCTCTACTGCGCGCGCCTGCTGGCCGGGCTCGCCGTCGGCGGCATCAGCGCCGTCGCCCCGGTCTACGTCGCAGAGATCGCGCACAGCTCGGTGCGCGGCACGCTCGGCTCTTTCTTCCAGCTCATGATCACCATAG GTGTGCTGTACACGTACTGCGTGGGGGCGGCAGCGCCGTACCACGCTCTGGCGGGAGCGTGCCTGGCGCCGGTGGTGGTGTTCTGCGTGGCCTTCTTCTTCATGCCGGAGACGCCGTCGCACCTGCTGACCAAGGGCCGGCGCCGCGACGCGGTGCGCGCGCTGCTGCGGCTGCGGGGCGCCCAGTACGACTACCGCGACGAGATAGCGCTGCTGCAGGCCGAG GTGGACGAGTCGTCGCGACGCCAGGCGTCGGTGCGTGACGTGCTGCGCAGCCCGGCCGCCAGGAGGGGACTGCTGCTGTCGCTCGGCCTCATGGCCATCCAGCAACTCAGCGGCATCAACGCCGTCGTCTTCTACACCTCCACAATCTTCAAG GAGGCCGGCAGCTCGCTGTCGCCCTCAGCGGCGGCGATCGTGGTGGGTGTGGTGATGGCGGCGGCGACGTTGGCGTCGTCTCTGCTGATGGACCGGCTGGGGCGGCGCGCGCTGTTGCTCCTGTCCACGGCGGTGATGGCGGTGGCGCTCGCGGTGCTGGGCCTGCACATCCACCTCGCCCTGCAGGGCATCGGCTGGCTGCCGCTCGTCTGCGTCTGCGTCTACATCGTCGTCTTCTCGCTGGGCATGGGGCCCGTGCCCTGGCTCATGATGGGCGAGCTCTTCAACCCGGAGGCCAAGAGCATCGCGTCCGCCGCCTCCGTCTTCACCAACTACCTGCTCGTCTTCGTCATCACCAAGACTTTCGAACCCATGTCGAGCGCCCTCGGCACAGCCGTCGTCTACTGGATCTACGCCGGGCTGTGCGCTGCTGGCGCCGTCTTCGTCTTCTTTCTGGTGCCCGAGACTAAGGGAAAGACTATGCAGCAAATCCAGGAGATGCTAGCCACAGGGAAGACCTCGTGA